One window of the Mixophyes fleayi isolate aMixFle1 chromosome 6, aMixFle1.hap1, whole genome shotgun sequence genome contains the following:
- the CDK2AP2 gene encoding cyclin-dependent kinase 2-associated protein 2 isoform X2, translating to MWFAVPGAAVSSPSGAVSVTSFRPIFSDFGPPSMGFIPGVKPAVSQAVSQGTYSDLLSVIEEMGREIRPTYAGSKSAMERLKRGIIHARALVRECLAETERNART from the exons ATGTGGTTTGCAGTGCCTGGAGCTGCGGTTTCATCTCCATCAGGAGCCGTGTCTGTAACCTCTTTTCGACCCATCTTCAGTGACTTTGGACCACCGTCTATGGGCTTCATACCG GGAGTGAAGCCAGCTGTGTCACAAGCAGTCTCCCAGGGGACATACAGCGACCTGTTGTCTGTGATtgaagagatggggagagagatcAGACCCACTTATGCAGGGAGCAAAAGTGCAATGGAAAGATTAAAAAGAG GTATAATTCATGCCAGGGCTCTTGTGAGAGAGTGCCTTGCCGAAACAGAACGCAACGCACGTACGTGA
- the CDK2AP2 gene encoding cyclin-dependent kinase 2-associated protein 2 isoform X1 has translation MSYKPIAPAPSVSSSAPGNPVTPVPGAAVSSPSGAVSVTSFRPIFSDFGPPSMGFIPGVKPAVSQAVSQGTYSDLLSVIEEMGREIRPTYAGSKSAMERLKRGIIHARALVRECLAETERNART, from the exons ATGTCTTATAAGCCCATCGCACCTGCACCATCCGTGAGCAGCAGCGCCCCAGGGAACCCTGTCACCCCCG TGCCTGGAGCTGCGGTTTCATCTCCATCAGGAGCCGTGTCTGTAACCTCTTTTCGACCCATCTTCAGTGACTTTGGACCACCGTCTATGGGCTTCATACCG GGAGTGAAGCCAGCTGTGTCACAAGCAGTCTCCCAGGGGACATACAGCGACCTGTTGTCTGTGATtgaagagatggggagagagatcAGACCCACTTATGCAGGGAGCAAAAGTGCAATGGAAAGATTAAAAAGAG GTATAATTCATGCCAGGGCTCTTGTGAGAGAGTGCCTTGCCGAAACAGAACGCAACGCACGTACGTGA
- the AIP gene encoding AH receptor-interacting protein produces the protein MAAGAVALGEGIRKRITTPSKAPLSEFRDGTKATFHYRTLLCDDRRTVVDDSSEREKPMELIIGKKFKLPVWEIIIRSMREGEVAEFLCDTPHVVEYPQVSRSLRQIAAGQDPREGQRHCCGGIAQLHDHSLGYPDLDALQKDPQPLIFVITIVKVQEPGSYRQDAWAMSDEEKLEAVPLLHQEGNHLYKEDKTIEAAAKYYEAIACLKSLQMKEQPGSPDWIGLDMKITPLLLNYCQCKLLEGDYYPVLEHCSSILNKYSDNVKALFKRGRAHAAVWNAVEAEKDFSRAAALDPSLAPLVAKELKHLEERLHEKEREDKARFRGIFK, from the exons ATGGCGGCAGGAGCAGTAGCTCTCGGTGAAGGCATTAGAAAGCGCATAACAACGCCCAGCAAAGCCCCATTGTCCGAATTTCGCGATGGCACTAAG GCCACATTTCACTATCGGACATTATTATGCGATGACAGGCGAACAGTGGTCGATGACAGTTCGGAGAGAGAAAAACCTATGGAGTTGATTATTGGCAAGAAGTTCAAATTGCCTGTGTGGGAGATTATTATCCGTAGCATGAGAGAAGGCGAAGTTGCAGAATTTCTGTGCGACACTCCG CATGTCGTTGAATACCCACAAGTGTCACGTAGTTTGCGTCAAATTGCAGCTGGACAAGACCCTCGTGAAGGCCAGAGACATTGTTGTGGAGGAATCGCCCAGCTTCATGACCATTCTCTCGGGTATCCAGACCTAGATGCTTTGCAAAAAGACCCTCAACCCTTGATATTTGTCATCACTATTGTAAAG GTACAGGAGCCAGGATCATACAGGCAGGATGCTTGGGCCATGTCAGATGAAGAGAAACTAGAAGCTGTGCCTCTTCTCCACCAAGAAGGAAATCACTTGTACAAGGAAGATAAGACTATTGAAGCAGCTGCCAAATATTATGAGGCCATTGCCTGCCTTAAATCCCTGCAGATGAAG GAGCAGCCTGGATCACCTGACTGGATTGGTCTAGATATGAAGATCACACCATTACTTCTCAATTATTGTCAGTGCAAATTGCTGGAGGGTGACTATTACCCAGTTTTGGAGCATTGCTCATCAATATTAAACAAGTATTCAG ATAACGTAAAAGCATTGTTTAAACGCGGACGTGCTCATGCTGCAGTTTGGAATGCAGTGGAAGCAGAGAAGGATTTTTCCCGTGCCGCTGCACTGGACCCATCCCTTGCACCCCTTGTTGCTAAAGAGCTGAAGCATTTAGAGGAGCGTTTGCATGAAAAAGAACGTGAGGACAAAGCAAGATTTCGAGGCATATTCAAATAA